One part of the Salmo salar chromosome ssa10, Ssal_v3.1, whole genome shotgun sequence genome encodes these proteins:
- the LOC106561859 gene encoding beta-1,3-galactosyl-O-glycosyl-glycoprotein beta-1,6-N-acetylglucosaminyltransferase 3-like yields MSPLRLSSSQRVFRNLSLIIVSGSVCLFLWAALRPCSDRKPLRSPDLLPLHYAADLPACSAIIQGDMEGLESEQLSLLLKTMKKQQLLSEEFYHNVTQDCQRYVADRGFITVPLSQEEKEFPIAYSMVIHEKIEMFERLLRALYTPQNVYCVHIDQKSSEDFRSAVRAIASCLPNVFVASKTESVIYASWSRVQADLNCMEDLLKSPVQWRYLLNTCGTDFPIKTNAEMVQALKLLNGKNSMESEVTNNYKKGRWQFHHNVTDTVVRTEVKKTPPPINTPMFSGNAYFVVSRAFVRHVMKSQEVRVLLEWEKDTYSPDEHLWATLQRMPSVPGSNPHNSKYQQSDMNSMARVVRWSYLAGDVRSGAPYPHCSGTYRRAVCVYGAGDLQWLLNQHHLIANKFDPEVDDVAIRCLESYLRFKATHRVSLKTVESGSIAPKLLNVKRL; encoded by the coding sequence ATGTCTCCACTTCGGTTGTCAAGCTCTCAGAGAGTCTTCAGGAACTTATCTCTGATCATAGTAAGTGGCTCTGTCTGTTTGTTCCTGTGGGCCGCTCTCAGACCCTGCTCTGACAGGAAGCCTCTCCGCTCTCCAGACCTCCTCCCTCTGCACTACGCTGCAGACTTGCCGGCCTGCTCAGCCATCATCCAAGGAGACATGGAGGGTCTGGAGAGTGAGCAGCTCAGCCTCCTGCTGAAGACCATGAAGAAGCAGCAGCTGCTGTCAGAGGAGTTCTACCACAACGTAACTCAGGACTGTCAGAGGTACGTTGCAGACAGAGGGTTCATCACCGTTCCTCTGAGCCAGGAGGAAAAGGAGTTCCCCATCGCCTACTCCATGGTCATCCACGAGAAGATTGAGATGTTTGAGAGGCTCCTGCGTGCTTTGTACACTCCGCAGAACGTCTACTGCGTCCACATCGACCAGAAATCATCCGAGGACTTCAGGAGTGCAGTGAGAGCTATTGCTTCCTGCTTACCCAATGTGTTTGTGGCCAGTAAGACAGAGAGTGTGATCTACGCCTCCTGGTCCAGAGTGCAGGCTGACCTGAACTGCATGGAGGACCTGCTAAAGTCACCTGTCCAGTGGAGATACCTTCTCAACACCTGTGGAACCGACTTCCCCATTAAGACCAACGCTGAGATGGTCCAGGCCCTCAAGCTGCTGAACGGGAAGAACAGCAtggagtcagaggtcaccaacaACTATAAGAAGGGCAGATGGCAGTTCCACCACAACGTCACCGACACCGTGGTCAGGACAGAGGTTAAGAAGACCCCTCCACCAATCAACACCCCCATGTTCTCTGGCAACGCCTACTTTGTGGTATCCAGGGCCTTCGTCCGTCACGTGATGAAGAGTCAGGAGGTCCGAGTTCTGCTGGAGTGGGAGAAGGACACCTATAGTCCTGATGAACACCTGTGGGCGACTCTGCAGCGGATGCCCTCTGTCCCAGGCTCCAACCCCCACAACAGTAAGTACCAGCAGTCTGATATGAACTCCATGGCCAGGGTAGTGAGGTGGAGCTACCTGGCTGGGGATGTGAGGAGCGGAGCCCCCTACCCCCACTGCTCCGGGACCTACaggagagctgtgtgtgtctatggagcTGGAGACCTTCAGTGGCTCCTAAACCAACACCACCTTATCGCTAACAAGTTTGACCCCGAGGTGGATGATGTGGCAATTAGATGTCTGGAGTCATACCTGCGCTTCAAAGCAACACACCGTGTATCATTAAAGACAGTGGAATCTGGGAGTATCGCACCAAAACTATTAAATGTTAAAAGGTTGTAA